A genomic window from Methanobrevibacter sp. TLL-48-HuF1 includes:
- a CDS encoding FmdE family protein, protein MVVKNNGKRFVFILLVVTLIALMMGNVCAEDVNGTNVDTLTPTKSINVEVNYEYANDNNNVIPDFYIYSGEDKIEYNKELVSSNRFVLTFNDNSSNGYNITALTAGYISQSQIISDSITFNLKASDAYKLGRDVTADADRLLDFKTADDILVVTTAGVTKLNGKSTEDALEAILNYGTKIKYSNVLMLRDTAVNPIDFAFIVKRGNELKAVIYENGSRSYSYLGTISENMTREQWNNYFKSIHGQNAWSFASLANGWVAGVSREVLQEAAFHGHICEGTLGGYSIVKALIKYYPPVQETLTGGGSPADVTSYKILGVPGGSDDDAVLFFLDATIGKTSYVGIDTTATGATENMIGFIRWDAKSLFGDLIIMSFDSKKIKADFKAETGINADAGSLEELKYCTWWINKINKNPEELATFLYEFTNLTEEQYYYLMGTAKSVVHGNVSIDPIDSHGLDMNYILSLNLPKATRTVSSNGSASLSDKEMKNIAYEAFNKANAIFKKELNINLGKDNVDLGIFTSAGYVYLNGKETVVIRDGLHEIAGATLYSKNLLQYHQALWKPLWFTFILRNPNSDVLYSVYLRYNPDGTWFVGELNGSNVVDIGIETLNNSVKVKAIQKTFMPDKNWNNIQSIANAWKSNPNFDQIMAFLYHNHVCPGVQPGFFITDYIQQNHPLGENESYNYIASSTYCKDDSLTYLLGVSPGMGTYFVQKLPDSDVTSAYVEGATDEGALVIWDNNLNIGRVVIVSFKWPKVDTSMYATSEAKRAAQIQAFIDLYKGINNPNVLEKFVVKTSEEKWITAEQFNLLKSGSGELNTMSYIKSLDGSVTKEDLLKQLEKNNNSNTNTNVNNNTNSNSNSNVNEISHSSASSAGVYNNRNTPQSSNSNVGDSNNALDPSSADLGSDNGKSYEVSKKSPAKSINPDYMPYVVIVILIVGILVGVGYMKHRK, encoded by the coding sequence ATGGTTGTTAAAAATAACGGGAAGCGATTCGTGTTTATATTATTGGTCGTGACATTAATTGCTTTAATGATGGGCAATGTTTGTGCAGAAGATGTTAATGGTACAAATGTTGATACATTAACACCAACTAAATCAATTAATGTAGAGGTTAATTACGAATACGCAAACGATAATAATAATGTAATTCCTGATTTTTATATTTACTCAGGTGAGGATAAAATAGAATATAACAAGGAGCTGGTTAGCTCAAACAGATTTGTTCTTACATTTAATGATAATTCTTCTAATGGGTATAATATAACTGCTTTGACTGCAGGATATATCTCTCAAAGTCAGATTATCAGTGATTCCATTACTTTTAATTTAAAAGCTAGTGATGCATATAAACTTGGTCGTGATGTAACTGCTGATGCAGACAGGTTATTGGACTTTAAAACTGCTGATGATATTCTTGTTGTAACAACAGCAGGAGTTACCAAGTTAAATGGTAAATCAACTGAAGATGCTCTTGAAGCTATTTTAAACTACGGAACTAAAATTAAATATTCAAATGTTTTAATGTTGCGTGACACTGCTGTTAATCCAATTGATTTTGCTTTTATTGTTAAAAGAGGAAATGAATTAAAAGCAGTAATTTATGAAAACGGTTCAAGATCTTATTCTTACTTAGGTACAATTTCTGAAAATATGACCAGAGAACAATGGAATAATTATTTCAAGTCTATTCATGGTCAAAATGCTTGGTCATTTGCAAGTTTAGCTAATGGATGGGTTGCAGGTGTTTCTAGAGAAGTACTTCAGGAAGCAGCATTTCATGGACATATCTGTGAAGGTACACTTGGTGGTTACAGTATTGTCAAAGCTTTAATAAAATATTATCCTCCAGTTCAAGAAACTTTAACTGGTGGAGGATCTCCAGCTGATGTTACTTCCTACAAAATATTAGGAGTTCCTGGAGGCTCTGATGATGATGCAGTACTATTTTTCTTAGATGCTACAATTGGTAAAACTTCATATGTTGGAATTGACACCACTGCAACTGGTGCTACTGAAAACATGATTGGTTTTATTAGATGGGATGCAAAATCATTATTTGGTGATTTAATTATAATGAGTTTTGATTCTAAGAAGATAAAAGCTGATTTTAAAGCCGAAACTGGTATTAATGCTGATGCTGGAAGCTTAGAAGAATTAAAATATTGTACTTGGTGGATTAATAAAATTAATAAAAATCCTGAAGAATTAGCAACATTTTTATATGAATTTACTAATTTAACTGAAGAACAATACTATTATTTGATGGGAACTGCAAAAAGTGTTGTTCATGGTAATGTATCTATTGATCCTATTGATTCTCATGGATTAGATATGAATTATATTTTATCATTAAATTTACCTAAAGCAACAAGAACTGTTTCTTCTAATGGGTCTGCTTCATTATCTGATAAAGAAATGAAAAATATTGCTTATGAAGCATTCAATAAAGCTAATGCTATTTTTAAAAAGGAATTAAATATTAATTTAGGTAAAGATAATGTGGATTTAGGTATATTTACTTCTGCAGGTTATGTTTATTTAAATGGTAAAGAAACTGTTGTAATACGTGATGGACTTCATGAAATTGCTGGTGCAACTCTATACAGTAAAAACTTGTTACAATATCACCAGGCATTATGGAAACCATTATGGTTTACATTTATATTGCGTAATCCTAATTCTGATGTTTTATACTCAGTTTATTTAAGGTATAATCCTGATGGAACATGGTTTGTCGGTGAATTAAATGGAAGTAATGTTGTTGATATTGGGATTGAAACTTTAAACAATTCTGTAAAAGTAAAAGCAATTCAAAAAACTTTCATGCCTGATAAAAATTGGAATAATATTCAATCTATTGCAAATGCATGGAAATCAAATCCTAATTTTGATCAAATAATGGCTTTTTTATACCATAATCATGTTTGTCCGGGTGTACAGCCTGGATTTTTCATAACTGATTATATTCAACAGAATCATCCGTTAGGTGAAAATGAATCATATAATTACATTGCATCTAGTACTTATTGTAAAGATGATAGTTTGACTTATTTGTTAGGTGTATCTCCGGGTATGGGAACTTATTTTGTTCAAAAATTACCTGATTCTGATGTAACTTCTGCATATGTGGAGGGAGCTACTGATGAGGGTGCTTTAGTTATTTGGGATAATAATTTAAATATTGGTCGTGTTGTTATTGTTTCATTTAAATGGCCTAAAGTAGATACTAGTATGTATGCTACTTCTGAAGCAAAACGCGCTGCTCAAATTCAAGCATTCATTGATTTATACAAGGGAATAAATAATCCAAATGTTTTAGAAAAATTTGTTGTTAAAACCAGTGAAGAAAAATGGATTACTGCTGAGCAATTTAATTTATTAAAGTCAGGATCTGGTGAATTAAACACTATGTCTTATATTAAGAGTCTTGACGGTTCAGTAACTAAAGAAGATTTGTTAAAACAGTTAGAAAAGAATAACAATTCAAACACTAATACTAATGTTAACAATAATACTAACTCTAATTCCAACTCTAATGTTAATGAAATATCTCATTCATCAGCAAGCAGTGCAGGTGTTTATAATAATCGTAACACACCGCAAAGTAGTAATTCTAATGTTGGCGATTCAAATAATGCATTAGATCCAAGCAGTGCTGATTTAGGTTCTGATAATGGTAAATCTTATGAAGTTTCTAAAAAATCTCCAGCTAAATCCATTAATCCAGATTATATGCCATATGTAGTAATTGTCATATTAATTGTAGGAATATTAGTTGGTGTAGGTTATATGAAACATAGAAAATAG
- the hypE gene encoding hydrogenase expression/formation protein HypE, whose translation MSEDKISMNHGAGGEVMANLISSAVLDNITKKSVNGGISLDALDDGATIPIGDYEIVVTTDGHTIDPLFFPGGDIGRISAAGTINDVSVMGAKPLAISNAIIMQEGFPIADLDRIMKSLNETCEEVDVAVITGDTKVMEQGKIDGIVMVTTGIGIAKKGEIVRDSTLEVGDKIIVTGSLGDHGMSLMSFREGFGFETDLKSDTAPMWNVVKKALDVGGVTAMKDPTRGGFANAINEMASKSGKGVLLHQEAIPIKKEVHAVSEMLGIDPFEVANEGKVVMGVKADKAEEVLEAIKTEEYGKDAAIIGEVIEGDYVVVETPIGGERILEAPIADPVPRVC comes from the coding sequence ATGTCAGAAGATAAAATTAGTATGAATCATGGTGCTGGTGGAGAGGTAATGGCTAATTTAATCTCCAGTGCTGTTTTGGATAATATCACTAAAAAAAGTGTTAATGGTGGTATTAGCTTAGACGCTTTAGATGATGGTGCAACTATTCCAATAGGTGACTATGAGATTGTTGTAACTACTGATGGCCATACTATCGACCCGCTATTCTTCCCTGGTGGAGATATTGGTAGGATTTCCGCAGCAGGAACTATTAATGATGTTTCTGTTATGGGTGCTAAACCGCTAGCTATTTCTAATGCGATTATTATGCAAGAGGGTTTCCCTATTGCTGATTTGGACAGGATAATGAAATCCTTAAATGAAACTTGTGAAGAAGTTGATGTTGCTGTTATTACTGGTGATACCAAGGTAATGGAGCAAGGTAAGATTGACGGTATTGTAATGGTAACAACAGGTATTGGAATAGCTAAAAAAGGAGAGATTGTTCGTGATTCTACTTTGGAAGTTGGTGATAAAATAATTGTCACAGGTTCTTTGGGAGACCATGGAATGAGTCTCATGTCTTTTAGGGAAGGTTTCGGTTTTGAAACTGATTTGAAATCTGATACTGCTCCGATGTGGAATGTTGTTAAAAAAGCACTTGATGTAGGTGGAGTTACTGCTATGAAAGACCCTACCCGTGGCGGCTTTGCAAATGCAATTAATGAAATGGCTTCAAAATCTGGAAAAGGTGTTTTACTTCATCAGGAAGCAATTCCAATTAAAAAAGAAGTTCATGCAGTTTCTGAAATGTTAGGTATTGATCCCTTTGAAGTGGCTAATGAGGGGAAAGTCGTTATGGGTGTTAAAGCTGATAAGGCTGAGGAAGTTCTTGAAGCAATTAAAACTGAAGAATATGGAAAAGATGCAGCTATTATTGGTGAAGTTATTGAAGGAGATTATGTTGTTGTTGAAACTCCAATTGGTGGGGAAAGAATACTTGAAGCTCCAATAGCCGATCCGGTTCCAAGAGTATGTTAA
- a CDS encoding RDD family protein, with product MASLFTRRIAAYLADFFVVSAFMWIVSFVLYMLANPYSMNSLYSYFPYVVPVLIMVYFVVCEKYKGATVGKALLYLQVRSNNGEYVSWPQAIVRNLTKIYWFPIIFDWAIGKILGKNDRILNSITKTRVFDELR from the coding sequence ATGGCAAGTTTATTTACAAGAAGGATTGCAGCTTATCTTGCTGATTTTTTTGTAGTTTCAGCATTTATGTGGATTGTATCATTTGTTTTGTATATGTTAGCAAATCCTTATAGTATGAATTCACTTTATTCTTATTTCCCGTATGTAGTGCCTGTTTTAATAATGGTTTATTTTGTTGTATGTGAAAAGTATAAGGGAGCTACTGTTGGTAAAGCTTTATTATATTTACAGGTTAGATCCAACAACGGAGAATATGTTTCATGGCCGCAAGCTATTGTCCGTAATTTAACTAAAATATATTGGTTCCCAATAATATTTGATTGGGCAATTGGTAAAATATTAGGTAAAAATGATAGAATTTTAAATTCAATTACTAAAACAAGGGTTTTTGATGAATTAAGATAA
- a CDS encoding thermonuclease family protein: MDNEVAAAPSQGTLNIEDSKTHEVRNVHYEASGKCYKVVDGDTIWVEGIGKIRFVQVNTPERGEPGYHEAKDYVKEKCLGKTVYLDIDDKKHYDKYNRTLAIVYTEDLDINRELLNENLAEIMYIPPSEFAKGSV; encoded by the coding sequence ATGGATAATGAAGTAGCAGCTGCACCTTCACAGGGAACACTTAATATTGAGGATTCCAAAACTCATGAAGTGCGAAATGTACACTATGAAGCTAGTGGAAAATGTTACAAAGTCGTAGACGGAGATACAATCTGGGTAGAAGGTATTGGAAAAATCAGATTTGTGCAGGTAAACACTCCTGAACGAGGAGAACCGGGCTATCACGAAGCAAAAGACTATGTTAAAGAAAAATGCCTTGGAAAAACAGTTTATTTAGATATTGATGATAAAAAACACTACGACAAATACAACAGAACATTAGCTATTGTTTATACTGAAGATTTAGATATAAACAGAGAATTATTAAACGAAAATCTGGCGGAAATTATGTACATACCTCCAAGCGAATTTGCTAAAGGCAGTGTATAA
- the cas4 gene encoding CRISPR-associated protein Cas4, whose product MENKIITDLNKDWDIKYHPNIKGVQIIEGKNNFPISWLNQQGYCEYQLYLQYFQGVKVGETQAMTTGTNVHNQLEEKFQESATPATFEEVLEFSKTEKTVTREMFVISPEYGIRGFIDEIWMTPEEFVIIDDKPGNRAYGSTINQVRAYCLAFKNMINDKRKIVGALRQRGTDNIFWSEEFDEDAQKSIKFIIDRMNGLFEGEKPFIKTKNPNKCKSCRFQSYCIHD is encoded by the coding sequence ATGGAAAACAAAATTATCACTGATTTAAACAAAGATTGGGACATTAAATACCATCCAAATATTAAAGGTGTCCAAATTATCGAAGGTAAAAACAATTTCCCTATTAGCTGGTTAAATCAACAGGGATATTGTGAGTATCAGCTATATCTGCAGTACTTCCAGGGAGTAAAAGTAGGTGAAACACAGGCTATGACTACAGGAACCAACGTACACAACCAGTTAGAAGAGAAGTTCCAGGAAAGTGCAACACCTGCAACCTTTGAGGAAGTACTTGAATTTTCAAAAACTGAAAAAACAGTAACAAGAGAAATGTTTGTAATTTCTCCGGAATATGGAATCAGAGGATTTATAGATGAAATATGGATGACTCCTGAGGAATTTGTGATAATTGATGACAAACCAGGAAACAGAGCATATGGATCAACAATAAATCAGGTCAGAGCATATTGTCTTGCATTTAAAAATATGATTAATGACAAAAGAAAAATTGTAGGTGCCTTAAGACAAAGAGGAACTGACAACATATTCTGGAGTGAAGAATTTGATGAAGATGCACAAAAATCAATTAAATTCATAATTGATAGGATGAATGGTTTATTTGAAGGAGAAAAACCATTTATAAAAACAAAAAATCCGAACAAATGTAAAAGCTGCAGATTCCAAAGTTACTGTATACACGATTAA
- a CDS encoding radical SAM/SPASM domain-containing protein, whose product MSFTKNKDVDSEDIANKVQTFENIVGSSLVQKLIKSATVKCRRCGKNPLEVAIDYYLGKRSDICLKCRLLVPVIKTVVGNSISIFGMSEKELIDLMQDSYWTKGLVSVIKGLGEIGIEKPFVPAAPLQVQWNLTDGELSFEQIHDAIEKLANFGVAHITFIGKTDSSFIKHANDVGMYPCLISNGFNLEKIDKYVDAGVKFVDISLESISPKKHNEKFGIDNLWENAVESIKKYSENDVYVEVSTEVTQDNLLEIPQIIEFLKQLGVGWYKLDIINGDLNDNQRLELFKLIYMENINEDMQILTNDPQLGDITSTIQCNGMNMIPTHFFNLNYDKEAMKELGNYIGSCGAGRFYMAIDGNGDIYPCDYFRNLKIANIRDDLDSMWLNNDVLLNLRNRSLLKGKCGCCESKYICGGCRKRAFMENNDYLSEDNHCLKDIKENLLN is encoded by the coding sequence TTGAGTTTTACCAAAAATAAAGATGTAGACAGCGAAGATATTGCAAATAAAGTACAGACTTTTGAAAATATAGTTGGCAGTTCTCTTGTTCAAAAATTAATCAAATCAGCAACTGTAAAATGCAGAAGGTGTGGAAAAAATCCTTTGGAAGTTGCAATTGATTATTATTTAGGTAAAAGATCAGATATCTGTTTAAAATGTAGATTGCTTGTTCCGGTAATTAAAACAGTTGTCGGAAATAGCATCAGTATTTTTGGAATGTCAGAAAAAGAATTGATTGATTTAATGCAGGATTCATACTGGACTAAAGGTCTGGTCAGTGTAATAAAAGGTCTTGGAGAAATAGGAATTGAAAAGCCATTTGTTCCTGCAGCACCTCTTCAGGTTCAATGGAATTTAACAGATGGTGAACTGTCTTTTGAACAGATACATGATGCAATAGAAAAATTAGCTAATTTTGGAGTTGCACATATTACATTTATCGGAAAAACTGATTCATCATTTATTAAACATGCAAATGATGTAGGAATGTATCCCTGCTTAATCAGCAATGGATTTAATCTGGAAAAAATTGATAAATATGTTGATGCAGGAGTTAAATTTGTAGATATTTCTCTGGAAAGCATTAGTCCTAAAAAGCATAATGAAAAATTTGGAATTGATAATTTATGGGAAAATGCAGTTGAATCCATTAAAAAATATAGTGAAAATGATGTTTATGTGGAAGTTTCAACAGAAGTAACTCAGGATAATCTTTTGGAAATTCCTCAAATAATCGAGTTTTTAAAGCAGTTAGGAGTTGGATGGTATAAACTGGATATTATCAATGGAGATTTAAATGATAATCAGAGACTGGAACTGTTTAAGCTAATTTATATGGAAAATATCAATGAAGACATGCAGATATTAACTAATGATCCTCAATTAGGTGATATTACCTCAACAATTCAGTGTAATGGCATGAACATGATTCCAACACATTTCTTTAATTTGAATTATGACAAGGAAGCTATGAAAGAGCTGGGAAATTATATTGGCAGCTGCGGAGCTGGAAGATTTTACATGGCAATAGATGGAAATGGAGATATTTACCCCTGTGATTATTTCAGGAATTTAAAAATAGCTAATATTCGTGATGATTTAGACAGTATGTGGCTAAATAATGATGTTTTATTAAATCTTAGAAATAGAAGCCTTTTAAAAGGAAAGTGCGGATGCTGTGAATCCAAATATATTTGTGGTGGATGTCGTAAAAGAGCATTTATGGAAAATAATGATTATTTGTCTGAAGATAATCATTGTTTAAAGGACATTAAGGAAAATCTTTTAAATTAG
- a CDS encoding DEAD/DEAH box helicase yields the protein MSDITFDDFEILAEIKKSIKEMGFEEPSPIQELTIPEALKGIDIIGQAQTGTGKTLAFTVPLLQKIFIPDNSPQAIVLCPTRELCIQVAGEIGKIGSHMKKLKILPVYGGQPIGRQIRVLNKGVHVVIGTPGRVLDHIERKTLDLKGISTVVLDEADEMLDMGFREDIEKILRHTPKQRQTLLFSATMPNEIKRITKFYQKKPKHLKVAQSQMTVPEITQYYFETKERDKLENLTRLIDVYDINLGLVFCNTKKRVDWVAKNLRNRGYAAEGIHGDMNQKSRDKVMNKFRNGNIEILIATDVAARGIDVPNVEVVVNYDVPQNPEYYVHRIGRTGRAGNMGYAFTFVAGKEIYSLRTIKKVTKSKIKQRKIPSYKEMENIKNTQLMNSVKNSIEKDNLEKYVKLVEGAMEEDFDSVDIAAALLKMVKEN from the coding sequence ATGAGTGATATAACATTTGATGATTTTGAAATTTTAGCAGAAATTAAAAAATCAATAAAAGAAATGGGTTTTGAAGAGCCAAGCCCAATACAAGAATTAACTATTCCTGAAGCTCTTAAAGGAATTGATATAATAGGACAAGCACAGACAGGTACTGGAAAAACCTTAGCATTTACTGTTCCTTTACTTCAAAAGATTTTTATTCCTGATAATTCTCCACAAGCTATTGTTTTATGCCCTACAAGGGAATTATGTATTCAGGTAGCTGGTGAAATCGGTAAAATAGGTTCCCATATGAAAAAACTTAAAATTTTACCGGTTTATGGTGGTCAGCCTATTGGGAGGCAGATTAGAGTATTAAATAAAGGTGTTCATGTAGTTATTGGAACTCCTGGTCGTGTTTTAGATCATATTGAACGTAAAACTTTAGACTTAAAAGGAATTTCAACTGTAGTATTGGATGAAGCAGATGAAATGTTGGATATGGGTTTCAGAGAGGATATTGAAAAAATATTAAGACACACTCCAAAGCAAAGGCAAACATTACTTTTTTCAGCTACAATGCCTAATGAAATTAAAAGAATTACTAAATTTTATCAAAAAAAGCCTAAGCATTTAAAAGTAGCTCAAAGTCAGATGACTGTTCCTGAAATAACTCAATACTATTTTGAAACAAAAGAAAGAGATAAACTTGAAAATTTAACTCGTTTAATTGATGTTTATGATATTAATTTAGGCTTGGTATTTTGTAACACTAAAAAAAGGGTTGATTGGGTTGCTAAAAACTTAAGAAACAGAGGTTATGCTGCTGAAGGAATTCATGGAGACATGAATCAGAAATCCCGTGATAAAGTCATGAATAAATTCCGTAATGGAAATATTGAAATCTTAATAGCTACTGATGTTGCTGCACGTGGAATCGATGTACCTAATGTTGAAGTGGTTGTTAACTATGACGTTCCTCAAAATCCTGAATACTATGTTCATAGAATTGGAAGAACTGGTAGAGCAGGTAATATGGGATATGCATTTACCTTTGTTGCAGGTAAAGAAATCTATAGTTTAAGAACTATTAAAAAAGTAACCAAATCTAAAATCAAACAAAGAAAAATTCCATCATATAAAGAAATGGAAAATATTAAAAATACTCAGCTAATGAATAGCGTTAAAAACTCCATTGAAAAAGATAATTTGGAAAAATATGTAAAATTAGTTGAAGGTGCTATGGAAGAAGATTTTGATTCTGTAGACATAGCTGCCGCATTATTAAAAATGGTTAAGGAAAATTAA
- a CDS encoding winged helix-turn-helix transcriptional regulator, which produces MKAFKKRGALTHFQILSEISKQNPHLKQKDLAKTLGITIQAVSENIKTLIEQEYITSKDGRSPYKITQKGIDKVKRDAISLRKYSDSVLETMNHYKTVWPAIAKEDLKKDEIVGLYMDSGVLYAHKKEEDATGVVLGDAAKGCDVALSNLTGLIDMTIGEAVVINLPTIKEGGSNKANLELIKSVYEQGTTNGRKIDRVAIAGTVSRAVANMLDLPVTIEYAAPQATANAARKGLNVLALCVGDMTKSFTRELEEQKIKFDIIDGGK; this is translated from the coding sequence ATGAAAGCATTTAAAAAAAGAGGTGCCTTAACACATTTTCAAATTTTAAGTGAAATCTCAAAGCAAAACCCTCATCTTAAACAAAAAGATTTGGCAAAAACTTTAGGTATCACCATTCAGGCTGTTTCAGAAAATATTAAGACACTTATTGAACAGGAGTATATAACATCTAAAGATGGCAGATCACCATATAAAATTACCCAAAAAGGTATTGACAAAGTTAAAAGAGATGCTATTTCTCTTAGAAAATACTCTGATTCTGTTTTGGAAACAATGAATCATTATAAAACTGTCTGGCCAGCTATTGCAAAAGAAGATCTTAAAAAAGATGAAATTGTTGGTCTTTATATGGACTCTGGTGTTTTATATGCTCATAAAAAAGAAGAAGATGCGACTGGTGTTGTTTTAGGAGATGCTGCAAAAGGCTGTGATGTAGCATTAAGTAATCTTACCGGTTTAATCGACATGACCATAGGAGAAGCTGTTGTTATTAACCTACCTACTATTAAAGAAGGGGGATCTAATAAAGCTAACCTGGAATTAATTAAAAGTGTCTATGAACAGGGAACAACTAACGGCAGAAAAATAGATAGAGTAGCTATTGCAGGAACTGTTTCCAGAGCAGTAGCTAATATGTTAGATCTCCCAGTTACTATTGAATATGCTGCTCCTCAGGCTACAGCAAATGCAGCTCGTAAAGGATTAAATGTTTTGGCATTATGTGTCGGAGATATGACTAAATCTTTTACCCGTGAACTTGAAGAACAAAAAATAAAATTCGACATTATTGATGGTGGAAAATAA
- a CDS encoding DHH family phosphoesterase has product MMEIPNEMQEQFLEAKQLIESNNNIKIYTHTDCDGICSGAILSIILDRLNKDYEIEFVNLDEIEDLNLDHELTIFSDLGSGQGVDKNAKDNQKILILDHHPPLRDINYKNDKAYTYLEINPMFYGIDGSYYICGGGLCYFLAKTFGFKDLSWIGVLSAIGDMQNNKTGHFEGLNEIIQEDAINEGLLKVTKNDLNIYGRSTRPLYVALSYFSDVKLPITNNQQEAKVVLEELGVDEKHNRKTLSEVTEEDKMEIKKFLSRMISKRVPPKYLKYVPKLIVGDAYTFLNEEEGSFLRDGSEFSTAMNACGRNREEAIGVDILKGDRIVALDSLEEVSKTHKYNLATSISKVADNYHSEIIELDNFQYFDCSDFDEDIASNIIGTITGMVLGYCNWKKPILGFSKPKNNQIKVSLRCSKLLAYDGIHFGNIMREIAKEVGGTGGGHAIACGAYIPNEKKSEFLDKFNKKLQGKIAN; this is encoded by the coding sequence ATGATGGAAATACCAAATGAAATGCAGGAGCAGTTTCTTGAAGCTAAACAGTTAATCGAATCTAACAACAACATTAAAATTTATACACATACTGACTGTGACGGAATCTGCTCCGGTGCAATTCTATCTATAATATTGGACCGTTTAAACAAGGATTATGAAATTGAATTTGTTAACTTGGATGAAATAGAAGACCTGAATCTGGATCATGAATTAACAATTTTTTCAGATTTAGGATCTGGTCAGGGAGTTGACAAAAATGCAAAAGACAATCAGAAAATACTGATTTTAGACCACCACCCACCATTAAGAGACATCAACTATAAAAATGACAAAGCATATACTTATTTAGAAATTAATCCGATGTTTTATGGTATTGATGGATCATATTATATTTGCGGTGGAGGATTGTGTTATTTCTTAGCTAAAACATTTGGCTTTAAGGATTTGAGCTGGATTGGTGTCCTGTCAGCTATTGGAGATATGCAAAACAATAAAACAGGACATTTTGAAGGATTAAATGAAATTATCCAGGAAGATGCAATTAATGAAGGTCTTTTGAAAGTAACTAAAAATGATTTAAACATCTATGGACGCAGTACCAGACCGTTATACGTTGCACTCTCTTATTTCAGTGATGTTAAGTTACCGATAACCAACAATCAGCAGGAAGCTAAAGTTGTTTTGGAAGAATTGGGAGTTGATGAAAAACACAACAGAAAAACATTGTCAGAGGTAACTGAAGAGGACAAAATGGAAATCAAGAAATTTTTAAGCAGAATGATTTCCAAAAGAGTTCCTCCAAAATACCTTAAATATGTTCCTAAACTGATTGTCGGAGATGCATACACCTTCTTAAATGAAGAGGAAGGAAGTTTTCTAAGAGACGGTTCTGAATTTTCAACAGCTATGAATGCCTGTGGCAGAAACCGTGAAGAAGCTATTGGAGTAGATATTCTTAAAGGAGACAGAATTGTTGCTCTGGATTCTTTAGAAGAAGTCAGTAAAACACACAAATATAATTTGGCCACTTCCATCAGCAAAGTTGCAGATAATTACCACTCAGAAATTATTGAACTTGATAATTTCCAATATTTTGACTGCAGTGACTTTGATGAAGATATAGCTTCCAATATCATCGGTACAATAACTGGTATGGTTTTAGGTTACTGCAATTGGAAAAAACCTATTTTAGGATTCAGTAAACCAAAAAATAACCAAATCAAAGTCTCACTTAGATGCTCCAAACTTTTAGCTTATGACGGAATTCACTTCGGTAATATAATGCGTGAAATCGCAAAAGAAGTTGGAGGTACCGGTGGAGGCCATGCAATAGCTTGCGGAGCCTACATTCCAAATGAAAAAAAATCAGAATTTCTTGATAAATTTAATAAAAAGTTACAAGGAAAAATAGCAAATTAA
- a CDS encoding signal recognition particle subunit SRP19/SEC65 family protein, protein MITVWPQYLDKNLSLNEGRKVSKEIAVEDPKLQDIEKALKRLNLPYSTQKERAYPSKWYEKSGRILVESDKSKLELLKEISLKLQEIKQ, encoded by the coding sequence ATGATTACAGTATGGCCACAGTATCTGGATAAAAACCTCTCTTTAAATGAAGGCAGAAAAGTATCAAAAGAAATAGCTGTAGAAGACCCAAAACTGCAGGATATTGAAAAAGCTCTAAAAAGACTTAATTTACCTTACAGCACTCAAAAAGAAAGAGCATATCCCAGCAAATGGTATGAAAAATCAGGACGTATCTTAGTTGAAAGTGATAAATCCAAATTAGAGCTTTTAAAAGAAATCAGTTTAAAACTACAGGAAATAAAACAATGA